One Streptomyces sp. CG4 genomic window, CGGCGTCGGTCGGCGCGGTGGTGCGGATCTTCGAGGGCGACGGCGACGTGGTCGACTGCGAGGGCGCGACCCCCTGCCCCCTGAACTCCGGCTGCCGGCTGCGCGGCGCCCTGCGGCGGGCCCAGGAGGCGTTCTTCGTGGCCCTGGACCCGGTCACGGTCGCCGACATCGTCGCCGACCCCACCGGCCCGCTGCTGCTGGGCATCTCCCGCGGACCGCAGGCCGGTTGACGGGGGAGCGACCAGCCACGACGGCGCCGCAGGCGAACGACGGACATCGCGGCAATTCCAACGGACATCGCGGCAATTCCAGCGGAGCGCTCAGCCCTGGGCCGGCCACAGGTCCGGGCCGAAGACCTCGTAGTGGATGTCGGCCGGGGGCACGCCCTTCTCGATCAGCTGGGTGCGCAGCGCGCGCATGAAGGGCAGCGGTCCGCACAGGTACGCGTGCGTGCCGGGGTGTACCGGGATGCCGGCGAGGTCGACCAGGCCGGTGCGGGTGCCCGGCGCCGCGTCCCGCTCGTAGCAGAAGTGCACGGAGGCGGCCGCGAGCTTTCCGGCGTACGACTCGTGGTCGGTGCGCAGGGCGTGGTCGGCGGGGGAGCGGTCGCCGTGCAGGACGGTGACCGGGGCGCGGTGGCCGGTGGCCGCGAGGTCGGCCAGCATGGCGATCATCGGGGTCACGCCGATGCCCGCGGAGGCGAGCAGTAAGGGGGTGTCCGGGCCGGCGGCCAGGACCAGGTCGCCGTACGGCTCGGACAGTTCGAGGACGTCGCCGGGGCGCACGCGCGCGTGGAGGTGGTGGGAGACCTCGCCGTCCGGGGTCGTACCGCCGTGCACCCGCTTGACGCTGAACTGCCGTACCGTCCCGCCCGGCGCCCCGGACAGG contains:
- a CDS encoding Rrf2 family transcriptional regulator, producing the protein MRLLRSTDLALRVLMRLAVAADATPTTRQVAADMDVPYTHAAKVVAELQHLGLVDARRGRGGGLALTGRGRTASVGAVVRIFEGDGDVVDCEGATPCPLNSGCRLRGALRRAQEAFFVALDPVTVADIVADPTGPLLLGISRGPQAG